One Epidermidibacterium keratini DNA segment encodes these proteins:
- a CDS encoding hemolysin family protein — protein sequence MSGSDITLVIVAFVLIVVAGFFAAIDASLQRVSRARVAEMQKDGRRGAKSLLDVLEDLPRHTNLLLLLRVACEMSAAVIATVVIADQLAARWQIILVGAAGMTVISYVLIGVGPRTLGRQHPYSVALPTAALVRTLGVVLGPIASLLILVGNAITPGRGFREGPFSTEAELREMLDLAELRGVVEHEEREMLHSVFDLGDTIAREVMVPRPDVVWIEGFKTVPQALALALRSGFSRIPVIGDNMDDVLGVVYLKDLVRRTQSANPDRNVRVADVMRAASYVPESKPVDDLLREMQINRIHIAIVIDEYGGTAGLVTIEDILEEIVGEIADEYDMNETAPIEVLPDGRVRMQSRVTVEDLADTFDIDLDITDDVETVGGLMAEKLGLVPIPGATVDVAGLRLTAEGTAGRRNRIETILVEKLPEPRESEDASATEQPGPDYEDVEGIVR from the coding sequence ATGAGCGGCTCAGACATCACCTTGGTCATCGTCGCGTTCGTGCTGATCGTCGTCGCGGGGTTCTTCGCCGCCATCGACGCCTCCCTGCAGCGGGTCAGCCGCGCCCGGGTCGCCGAGATGCAGAAGGACGGGCGCCGCGGGGCGAAGTCGCTGCTCGACGTGCTCGAGGATCTGCCGCGACACACCAACCTGCTTCTGCTGCTGCGCGTCGCCTGCGAGATGTCGGCCGCGGTGATCGCGACCGTGGTGATCGCCGACCAGCTCGCCGCGCGCTGGCAGATCATCCTCGTCGGCGCGGCCGGCATGACGGTGATCAGCTACGTGCTGATCGGGGTCGGCCCACGCACTCTCGGACGCCAACATCCCTACAGCGTCGCCCTTCCGACAGCGGCGCTCGTGCGCACGCTCGGCGTCGTACTCGGCCCGATCGCCTCGTTGCTGATCCTCGTGGGCAACGCGATCACGCCAGGACGCGGCTTTCGTGAGGGACCGTTTTCGACCGAAGCCGAGTTGCGCGAGATGCTCGACCTTGCCGAGCTGCGCGGCGTCGTCGAACACGAGGAGCGCGAGATGCTGCACTCGGTCTTCGACCTGGGCGACACCATCGCACGCGAGGTGATGGTGCCGCGCCCGGACGTCGTGTGGATCGAGGGCTTCAAGACCGTCCCGCAGGCGCTCGCCCTCGCGCTGCGCAGCGGCTTCTCGCGCATCCCGGTCATCGGCGACAACATGGACGACGTACTCGGCGTGGTCTATCTCAAAGACCTTGTGCGGCGCACCCAGTCGGCTAACCCGGACCGCAACGTGCGCGTCGCCGACGTGATGCGCGCGGCGTCGTACGTCCCAGAGTCCAAGCCGGTCGATGACCTGCTGCGCGAGATGCAGATCAACCGCATCCACATCGCCATCGTCATTGACGAGTACGGCGGCACGGCCGGTCTGGTGACGATCGAAGACATCCTCGAGGAGATCGTCGGGGAGATCGCCGACGAGTACGACATGAACGAGACCGCGCCGATCGAGGTGCTGCCCGACGGCCGCGTGCGGATGCAGTCGCGCGTGACCGTCGAAGACCTCGCCGACACCTTCGACATCGACCTCGACATCACCGATGACGTCGAGACCGTGGGCGGGCTGATGGCCGAGAAGCTCGGGTTGGTCCCGATTCCCGGAGCGACCGTCGACGTGGCGGGGCTGCGGCTGACCGCGGAGGGTACGGCGGGGCGGCGCAACCGCATCGAGACGATCCTGGTTGAGAAGCTGCCTGAGCCGCGCGAGTCCGAAGATGCCTCGGCGACCGAGCAGCCGGGTCCGGACTACGAGGACGTCGAAGGCATCGTCCGCTAG
- the ybeY gene encoding rRNA maturation RNase YbeY, which yields MSVEITNESAIPVGEARLSRIASFVLDAMGINPLAELSVLIVDVPHMAALNERWMGETGPTDVLAFPMDELHESGRPGVAPADVDEPDDEPVILGDIVLCPAVAISQAAAAGHSFEDELHMLTTHGILHLLGYDHMEPGEEREMFGLQTKLLNKWRAAASES from the coding sequence GTGAGCGTCGAGATCACCAACGAGTCCGCCATCCCGGTCGGGGAGGCGCGACTGTCGCGCATCGCCTCCTTCGTGCTCGATGCGATGGGCATCAACCCGCTCGCCGAGCTGTCGGTGCTGATTGTCGACGTACCGCACATGGCCGCGTTGAACGAGCGGTGGATGGGCGAGACCGGCCCCACCGACGTACTCGCCTTCCCGATGGACGAGCTACACGAGTCAGGGCGGCCCGGGGTCGCACCGGCCGACGTCGACGAGCCGGACGATGAGCCAGTCATCCTGGGCGACATCGTGCTGTGCCCTGCGGTCGCGATCTCGCAAGCCGCAGCGGCCGGTCACTCGTTCGAAGACGAGCTGCACATGTTGACCACGCACGGGATCTTGCATTTGCTCGGCTATGACCACATGGAGCCGGGTGAGGAGCGCGAGATGTTTGGTCTGCAGACCAAGCTGCTGAACAAGTGGCGCGCCGCCGCGTCGGAGTCGTGA
- a CDS encoding PhoH family protein has protein sequence MVALLGVADEFLRLIESSVGTQIDVRGNAITVTGQPGEVAFTQRVFDELLALLDSGHELSADVVRRSIAMMRSGGDRPADVLSMNIVSRRGRSIRPKTVNQKRYVDAIDNHTIVFGLGPAGTGKTYLAMAKAVQALQSKQVNRIILTRPAVEAGERLGFLPGTLSEKIDPYLRPLYDALHDMLDPESIPKLMEAGTIEVAPLAYMRGRAQPYDAKVLTPDGYRELGSLQVGDLVTGSNGLPTPVLGVYPQGAREVYRVTAQDGASTLACAEHLWTVRTPSDKRRGRSRTVQTSEMMGQLRAAHAHRFELPMMEPAAMESQDVPLDPYALGLLLGDGCLTLTTTPSFSTNDLELVERLQDGLDESGLTGDGAEVWSHGSPTDFVLRRRGGGGRGGVITANPVTAVIRELGLGGTNSFTKFVPHAYLRNSVAVRLAVLQGLLDTDGGPVVQKDRTTRIQYTTISERLRDDVVFLVRSLGGVAYWRTRASLGRAPGLARGRAVRYNHDAFVVDIRLPAGIAPFRLTRKQQRYDASGGGRPMRFIESIEPAGVRDTLCIQVAAEDSLYVTDDFLVTHNTLNDAFIILDEAQNTTAEQMKMFLTRLGFGSKVVVTGDTTQVDLPGGQQSGLRVVRRILDGVDDIYFCELSSADVVRHRLVGEIVDAYARFDAEGAADAAEARERRARRQA, from the coding sequence ATGGTCGCGCTGCTCGGCGTCGCGGATGAGTTTCTGCGGCTGATCGAGTCCAGCGTCGGCACCCAGATCGACGTACGCGGCAACGCCATCACCGTCACCGGCCAGCCCGGCGAGGTCGCCTTCACCCAGCGGGTCTTTGACGAGCTGCTCGCCCTGCTGGACTCCGGTCATGAGCTCAGCGCCGATGTCGTACGCCGCTCCATCGCGATGATGCGCTCGGGCGGCGACCGCCCGGCCGACGTACTCAGCATGAACATCGTCTCGCGGCGCGGCCGGTCGATCCGGCCCAAGACGGTCAACCAGAAGCGGTACGTCGATGCGATCGACAACCACACGATCGTCTTCGGCCTCGGCCCTGCCGGCACCGGCAAGACCTATCTGGCGATGGCGAAGGCCGTTCAGGCGCTGCAGTCCAAGCAGGTCAACCGGATCATCCTGACCCGCCCCGCCGTCGAGGCTGGGGAGCGGCTGGGATTTTTGCCCGGCACGCTGTCGGAGAAGATCGACCCCTACCTGCGTCCGCTCTACGACGCGCTGCACGACATGCTCGACCCCGAGTCGATTCCCAAGCTCATGGAAGCCGGGACGATCGAAGTCGCGCCCCTGGCTTATATGCGTGGGCGTGCGCAACCGTACGACGCAAAGGTCCTCACGCCGGACGGGTACCGCGAACTCGGTTCGCTGCAGGTCGGCGACCTTGTCACCGGCTCGAACGGACTTCCGACGCCGGTGCTCGGCGTCTACCCGCAGGGGGCCCGAGAGGTCTATCGCGTCACGGCACAGGATGGAGCATCGACGCTGGCATGCGCAGAGCACCTGTGGACGGTGCGCACGCCGTCGGACAAGCGTCGTGGACGCTCACGCACCGTGCAGACCTCCGAAATGATGGGCCAGCTTCGAGCGGCGCACGCCCATCGCTTCGAGTTGCCGATGATGGAACCCGCTGCGATGGAGTCTCAGGACGTTCCGCTTGACCCATATGCACTGGGTCTGTTGCTGGGCGACGGATGCCTGACTCTCACGACAACCCCATCTTTCTCCACGAACGATCTCGAACTTGTCGAGCGGCTGCAGGACGGGCTCGATGAGAGTGGACTCACCGGTGACGGCGCCGAGGTGTGGTCCCACGGCTCGCCCACCGATTTTGTGCTCCGTCGCCGTGGCGGCGGCGGTAGGGGCGGCGTGATCACCGCCAACCCGGTGACGGCGGTGATCCGCGAGCTTGGGCTCGGGGGCACGAACTCGTTTACCAAGTTCGTCCCGCACGCCTATCTGCGCAACTCTGTCGCGGTGCGCCTCGCCGTGCTCCAAGGACTGCTGGATACCGACGGCGGGCCGGTCGTGCAAAAAGACCGGACCACGCGGATCCAGTACACCACCATCTCCGAGCGGCTGCGCGACGACGTGGTCTTCCTCGTGCGCTCCCTTGGCGGCGTCGCGTACTGGCGCACGCGTGCTTCACTGGGCCGCGCGCCTGGTCTGGCGAGGGGGCGTGCGGTCCGATACAACCACGATGCGTTCGTGGTCGACATCAGACTCCCGGCAGGCATCGCACCCTTCCGATTGACTCGCAAGCAGCAGCGGTACGACGCGAGTGGCGGCGGGCGGCCCATGCGGTTTATCGAGTCGATCGAACCGGCTGGTGTGCGCGACACGCTGTGCATCCAGGTTGCGGCCGAGGACTCGCTTTACGTAACCGACGACTTCCTGGTCACGCACAACACGCTCAACGACGCGTTCATCATCCTCGACGAGGCGCAAAACACGACGGCCGAGCAGATGAAGATGTTCCTGACCCGCCTGGGATTCGGCTCGAAAGTCGTCGTCACCGGCGACACCACGCAGGTCGACCTTCCCGGCGGACAGCAGTCCGGGCTTCGCGTCGTACGCCGCATCCTCGACGGTGTCGATGACATCTACTTCTGCGAGCTGTCGAGCGCCGACGTCGTACGCCACCGGCTGGTCGGCGAGATCGTCGATGCGTATGCGCGCTTCGACGCCGAGGGCGCCGCAGATGCGGCCGAGGCACGTGAGCGACGAGCGAGGCGACAGGCGTGA
- a CDS encoding 16S rRNA (uracil(1498)-N(3))-methyltransferase, whose translation MAESAYLPVFYRSPLPSSDSFELDGDEGHHAARVRRVRVGERLRIADGAGTFADCVVTSVGPRSLVVDVESRGSAQRRTPSLTVAQALPKADRGTLAVELLTEAGVDEIVPWQAEHSVARWDGKEAKGVAKWAAVAREAAKQSRRVWIPSVTEPVRGRSVASLADGGRRLIVLHESAAHPIDAVSLDVDGPDVVLVVGPEGGIAPGELDALVEAGADVVRLGPEVLRTSSAGIVAATWASIALGRWS comes from the coding sequence GTGGCCGAGTCGGCGTACCTGCCGGTCTTCTACCGCTCGCCGCTGCCCTCGTCGGACTCGTTTGAGCTGGACGGCGACGAGGGGCATCATGCGGCGCGTGTGCGGCGGGTGCGCGTCGGTGAGCGGCTGCGGATCGCCGATGGCGCAGGGACTTTTGCCGACTGCGTCGTGACCTCAGTTGGCCCGCGCTCGCTGGTCGTCGATGTCGAGTCGCGCGGGTCAGCGCAGCGGCGTACGCCGTCGTTGACGGTCGCGCAGGCGCTGCCGAAGGCCGACCGCGGGACCCTCGCCGTCGAGTTGCTCACCGAGGCCGGGGTCGATGAGATCGTGCCGTGGCAGGCCGAGCACTCGGTCGCGCGGTGGGACGGCAAGGAAGCCAAGGGCGTCGCGAAGTGGGCTGCGGTCGCGCGCGAGGCTGCCAAGCAGAGCCGCCGGGTGTGGATCCCGTCGGTAACCGAGCCGGTGCGTGGTCGGTCGGTGGCGTCGCTTGCCGACGGTGGGCGCCGGCTGATCGTGCTGCACGAGTCGGCTGCGCATCCGATCGATGCCGTGAGTCTTGATGTCGACGGTCCGGACGTCGTACTCGTCGTGGGTCCCGAAGGCGGAATCGCGCCGGGGGAGCTGGACGCGCTCGTCGAGGCGGGTGCAGACGTCGTGCGGCTGGGTCCGGAGGTGCTGCGTACCTCGAGCGCCGGGATCGTCGCGGCCACCTGGGCGAGCATCGCGCTTGGCCGCTGGAGCTGA
- the dnaJ gene encoding molecular chaperone DnaJ, whose translation MATDYFAILGVDKNATPAEIKRAYRRLARDLHPDVNPSPEAQEKFKEVSKAYEVLTDPQKRRIVDLGGDPYDQGGGAAGGGFSGFGGFSDIMDAFFGAGAGGGARGPRRSRVRPGADALITLDLELAETAFGVTKDFAVETAVLCDGCQGAGTAPGTSVAECGTCGGMGEIQAVQRTLLGQMMVTRECHACRGTGTIIPTPCPKCGGDGRVRAGRTVTAKIPAGVENGMRIRLASQGEVGPGGGPAGDLYVEVHEIEHDIFTREGDDLHCRVTLPMTSAALGTELTLTNLDESDEELEIKAGTQAGDRITLRGKGVPRLRSTVRGNLVVHLEVQTPTKLDAEQTRLLTELARLRGEEGEASTKANPHGGLFSRMRDAFNGR comes from the coding sequence GTGGCTACCGACTACTTCGCCATCCTGGGCGTGGACAAGAACGCCACGCCCGCTGAGATCAAGAGGGCCTACCGACGGTTGGCCCGCGACCTGCACCCCGATGTCAACCCATCGCCTGAGGCGCAGGAGAAGTTCAAAGAGGTCAGCAAGGCCTACGAGGTGCTGACCGACCCGCAGAAACGACGCATCGTCGATCTCGGCGGCGACCCCTACGACCAGGGCGGCGGCGCGGCCGGCGGCGGGTTCTCCGGGTTCGGCGGGTTCAGCGACATCATGGATGCCTTCTTCGGCGCGGGCGCCGGAGGCGGAGCGCGCGGACCACGCCGTAGCCGGGTGCGCCCGGGCGCCGACGCGCTCATCACTCTCGACCTTGAGCTCGCCGAGACCGCGTTTGGCGTGACCAAGGACTTCGCGGTCGAGACCGCGGTGCTGTGCGATGGCTGCCAGGGCGCCGGCACTGCCCCCGGCACGAGCGTCGCCGAGTGCGGGACATGCGGCGGGATGGGCGAGATCCAGGCTGTGCAGCGCACGCTGCTTGGCCAGATGATGGTCACCCGCGAGTGCCACGCGTGCCGCGGTACCGGCACCATCATCCCCACGCCGTGCCCGAAGTGTGGCGGCGACGGACGCGTGCGCGCCGGACGCACTGTGACGGCGAAGATCCCCGCTGGTGTGGAAAACGGCATGCGGATCCGGCTGGCCTCGCAGGGAGAGGTCGGCCCCGGCGGCGGGCCGGCCGGCGACCTGTACGTCGAGGTGCACGAGATCGAGCACGACATCTTCACTCGCGAGGGCGATGACCTGCACTGCCGGGTGACGCTGCCGATGACCTCAGCGGCGCTCGGCACCGAGCTGACCCTGACGAACCTCGACGAGTCTGACGAGGAACTGGAGATCAAGGCCGGCACCCAGGCCGGCGATCGCATCACGCTGCGCGGCAAGGGCGTTCCGCGACTGCGAAGCACGGTGCGCGGCAACCTCGTCGTACACCTCGAGGTCCAGACCCCCACCAAGCTCGACGCCGAGCAGACTCGGCTGCTGACCGAGCTCGCCCGGCTGCGCGGAGAGGAAGGCGAGGCCTCGACGAAGGCCAACCCGCACGGCGGACTCTTCAGCCGGATGCGCGACGCCTTCAACGGCCGCTAG
- the hrcA gene encoding heat-inducible transcriptional repressor HrcA, with translation MTAEERRLEVLRAVVEDFVSTNEPVGSRAIVERHALGVSAATVRNDMAALEDEGYITHPHTSAGRIPTDKGYRLFVDRLSDLKPLSAPERRAIETFIDGAVDLDDVLRRSVRLLAQLTKQAAVISYPSLSRSSMRHVELVQLAPRRVMVVMITDSGRVEQRVVELPEDIDATDVLALRTTLGDALAGVRLTDLGDIAGGLLEQVEPRLRPAMGVLVGVLVESLIEPSVDRIVIGGAANLTRNFTDFQHSLGEVLEALEEHVVLLKLIEESANPEGVRVSIGQENTTPGLRSTSVVATGYGEHGGRLGGIGVVGPTRMDYAANMGAVLTVARYVGRLIHTG, from the coding sequence ATGACAGCTGAGGAACGTCGGCTCGAAGTGCTTCGAGCGGTGGTCGAAGACTTCGTCAGCACCAACGAGCCGGTCGGCAGCCGCGCCATCGTGGAACGACACGCGCTGGGCGTGTCGGCAGCGACGGTGCGCAACGACATGGCTGCCCTCGAAGACGAGGGCTACATCACCCATCCGCACACCAGCGCCGGGCGCATCCCGACCGACAAGGGCTACCGGCTGTTCGTCGACCGGCTCTCGGATCTCAAGCCGCTGTCAGCGCCGGAGCGTCGAGCGATCGAGACGTTTATCGACGGGGCAGTCGATCTCGACGACGTACTGCGCCGAAGTGTGCGGCTGCTTGCCCAGCTCACCAAGCAGGCGGCGGTCATCTCCTACCCGAGCCTGAGCCGCTCGTCGATGCGGCACGTCGAGCTCGTGCAGCTCGCGCCGCGGCGGGTCATGGTCGTCATGATCACCGACTCGGGCCGGGTCGAACAGCGCGTCGTTGAGCTGCCCGAAGACATCGACGCCACCGACGTACTTGCCCTGCGTACAACGCTCGGCGACGCCCTTGCCGGGGTACGGCTCACCGATCTCGGTGACATCGCCGGTGGCCTGCTCGAGCAGGTCGAGCCGCGGCTGCGTCCGGCGATGGGTGTGCTGGTCGGCGTCCTCGTCGAGTCGCTCATCGAGCCGAGCGTGGACCGGATCGTGATCGGCGGCGCGGCCAACCTGACGCGCAACTTCACCGACTTCCAGCACAGCCTCGGCGAAGTCCTCGAAGCGCTTGAGGAGCACGTCGTACTACTCAAGCTGATCGAGGAGTCGGCCAACCCCGAGGGGGTCCGAGTCTCGATCGGGCAGGAAAACACCACGCCCGGGCTGCGCTCGACGTCCGTGGTGGCCACCGGGTACGGCGAGCACGGGGGACGGCTGGGCGGCATCGGCGTCGTGGGTCCGACCCGGATGGACTATGCGGCCAACATGGGCGCCGTGCTGACCGTGGCGCGGTATGTCGGCCGCCTGATTCACACCGGGTAG